One segment of Candidatus Bipolaricaulota bacterium DNA contains the following:
- the tsaE gene encoding tRNA (adenosine(37)-N6)-threonylcarbamoyltransferase complex ATPase subunit type 1 TsaE, whose product MNRTVLAHTAEEMEELGVELADALRDGMVVSLIGELGAGKTTLVKGIAKGLLITDLVVSPSYTIYRPYRGGRLTLHHLDAYRVASLAELAEVGLDQLIPPDEGVTVIEWPERVPEIVDVSDIVVRITAREDGARQVEVSTR is encoded by the coding sequence ATGAACAGGACGGTCCTCGCCCATACCGCAGAGGAGATGGAGGAGCTCGGGGTCGAGCTCGCCGATGCCCTGCGTGACGGGATGGTCGTCTCGTTGATCGGGGAGCTGGGAGCGGGGAAGACGACCCTGGTCAAGGGGATCGCCAAGGGGCTCCTGATCACCGATCTTGTCGTATCTCCAAGTTACACGATCTACCGTCCCTACCGGGGTGGGAGGCTGACCCTTCACCACCTCGACGCCTACCGTGTCGCGTCGCTGGCGGAGCTCGCCGAGGTCGGGCTCGATCAGCTGATCCCACCCGATGAGGGGGTGACAGTGATCGAATGGCCAGAACGGGTGCCGGAGATCGTGGACGTGAGCGACATCGTGGTCAGGATCACCGCGCGCGAGGACGGAGCGCGGCAGGTAGAGGTCTCTACCCGGTGA